The following proteins come from a genomic window of Prionailurus viverrinus isolate Anna chromosome D1, UM_Priviv_1.0, whole genome shotgun sequence:
- the CDK2AP2 gene encoding cyclin-dependent kinase 2-associated protein 2 isoform X1: MSYKPIAPAPSSTPGSSTPGPGTPVPTAGSVPSPSGSVPGAAAPFRPLFNDFGPPSMGYVQAMKPPGAQGSQSTYTDLLSVIEEMGKEIRPTYAGSKSAMERLKRGIIHARALVRECLAETERNART; the protein is encoded by the exons ATGTCCTACAAACCCatcgcccccgcccccagcagtaCCCCCGGCTCCAGCACCCCTGGGCCCGGCACCCCGGTCCCTACAG CCGGAAGTGTCCCATCGCCATCGGGCTCGGTGCCGGGAGCCGCTGCCCCTTTCAGACCCCTGTTTAACGACTTCGGACCGCCCTCCATGGGTTATGTGCAG GCAATGAAGCCACCGGGCGCCCAGGGCTCCCAGAGCACCTACACGGACCTGCTGTCGGTCATAGAGGAGATGGGCAAAGAGATCCGGCCAACCTATGCTGGTAGCAAGAGCGCCATGGAGCGTCTGAAGAGAG GCATCATCCATGCCCGGGCCCTAGTCAGAGAGTGCCTGGCAGAGACAGAGCGGAACGCCCGCACGTAA
- the CDK2AP2 gene encoding cyclin-dependent kinase 2-associated protein 2 isoform X2: protein MGYVQAMKPPGAQGSQSTYTDLLSVIEEMGKEIRPTYAGSKSAMERLKRGIIHARALVRECLAETERNART from the exons ATGGGTTATGTGCAG GCAATGAAGCCACCGGGCGCCCAGGGCTCCCAGAGCACCTACACGGACCTGCTGTCGGTCATAGAGGAGATGGGCAAAGAGATCCGGCCAACCTATGCTGGTAGCAAGAGCGCCATGGAGCGTCTGAAGAGAG GCATCATCCATGCCCGGGCCCTAGTCAGAGAGTGCCTGGCAGAGACAGAGCGGAACGCCCGCACGTAA
- the PITPNM1 gene encoding membrane-associated phosphatidylinositol transfer protein 1 isoform X1, protein MLIKEYHILLPMSLDEYQVAQLYMIQKKSREESSGEGSGVEILANRPYTDGPGGSGQYTHKVYHVGSHIPGWFRALLPKAALQVEEESWNAYPYTRTRYTCPFVEKFSIEIETYYLPDGGQQPNVFNLSGAERRQRILDTIDIVRDAVAPGEYKAEEDPRLYRSAKTGRGPLADDWARTAAQTGPLMCAYKLCKVEFRYWGMQAKIEQFIHDVGLRRVMLRAHRQAWCWQDEWTELSMADIRALEEETARMLAQRMAKCNTGGEGPEAQAPGKPSAEARAAASHAGTPDRPEAPSGPDASPDASFGKQWSSSSRSSYSSQHGGGVSPQSLSEWRMQNIARDSENSSEEEFFDAHEGFSDSDEVFPKEMTKWNSSDFIDAFASPVEAEGPPDPGTEATKDIGDGARAPRDSEGPDGAGELGAEACAVHALFLILHSGNILDSGPGDANSKQADVQTLSLAFEAVTRVHFPEALGHVALRLVPCPPICAAAYALVSNLSPYSHDGDSLSRSQDHIPLAALPLLATSSSRYQGAVATVIARTNQAYAAFLRSSEGAGFCGQVALIGDGVGGILGFDALCHSASAGTGSRGSSRRGSMNNELLSPEVGPVRDPLADGVDGLGRASPEPSALPAQRTPSDMASPEPEGAQNSLQAAPSATSSGDPRRASTASCPPAATSEAPDGPTSAARLDFKVSGFFLFGSPLGLVLALRKTVMPALEVAQMRPACEQIYNLFHAADPCASRLEPLLAPKFQAIAPLAVPRYQKFPLGDGSSLLLADTLQTHSGLFLEELEMLVPSTPTSASGAFWKGSELGTDPPAQPAAPSTTSEVVKILERWWGTKRIDYSLYCPEALTAFPTVTLPHLFHASYWESADVVAFILRQVIEKEQPQLTECEEPSIYSPAFPREKWQRKRTQVKIRNVTSNHRASDTVVCEGRPQVLNGRFMYGPLDVVTLTGEKVDVYIMTQPLSGKWIHFGTEVTNSSGRLTFSVPLERALGIGVYPVRMVVRGDHTYAECCLTVVARGTEAVVFSIDGSFTASVSIMGSDPKVRAGAVDVVRHWQDAGYLIVYVTGRPDMQKHRVVAWLSQHNFPHGVVSFCDGLTHDPLRQKAMFLQSLVQEVELNIVAGYGSPKDVAVYAALGLPPSQTYIVGRAVRKLQAQCQFLSDGYVAHLGQLEAGSHPHAPTGPSRAALAKSSYAGAAPVDFLRKQSQLLRSRGPSQVERESPGTPPTTLARGKPRSISLKLDSEE, encoded by the exons ATGCTCATCAAGGAGTACCACATTCTGCTTCCCATGAGCCTGGATGAGTACCAGGTGGCCCAGCTCTACATGATCCAG AAAAAGAGTCGGGAGGAGTCGAGCGGTGAGGGCAGTGGTGTGGAGATCCTGGCCAACCGGCCCTACACGGACGGGCCCGGCGGCAGTGGGCAATACACTCACAAGGTGTACCACGTGGGCTCCCACATCCCAGGCTGGTTCCGGGCGCTGCTGCCCAAGGCCGCCCTGCAGGTGGAAGAGGAATCCTGGAATGCGTATCCCTACACCCGAACTCG gTACACCTGCCCCTTTGTGGAGAAATTCTCCATTGAAATAGAGACTTACTACCTGCCTGACGGGGGGCAGCAGCCAAATGTCTTCAACCTGAgtggagcagagaggagacagcGCATCCTGG ATACCATCGACATCGTGCGGGACGCCGTGGCCCCAGGAGAATACAAAGCAGAAGAGGACCCCCGGCTGTACCGCTCGGCCAAGACTGGCCGGGGACCGTTGGCCGATGACTGGGCTCGCACAGCGGCCCAGACCGGGCCCCTCATGTGTGCCTATAAGCTGTGCAAGGTCGAGTTCCGCTACTGGGGCATGCAGGCCAAGATCGAGCAGTTCATCCACGATGTCG GTCTGCGTCGAGTGATGCTACGGGCCCACCGCCAGGCCTGGTGCTGGCAGGATGAATGGACAGAGCTGAGCATGGCTGACATCCGGGCGTTGGAGGAAGAGACTGCCCGCATGTTGGCACAGCGCATGGCCAAGTGCAACACGGGCGGTGAGGGGCCCGAAGCCCAGGCCCCTGGGAAGCCTAGTGCTGAGGCCCGGGCTGCGGCCAGCCATGCTGGCACCCCCGACCGGCCCGAGGCACCCTCCGGCCCCGATGCCTCGCCCGATGCCAGTTTTGGCAAGCAGTGGTCCTCATCTTCCCGCTCGTCCTACTCATCCCAGCATGGAG GGGGCGTGTCTCCCCAGAGCCTGTCCGAATGGCGCATGCAGAACATCGCCCGAGACTCTGAGAACAGCTCCGAGGAGGAGTTCTTTGATGCCCACG AAGGCTTCTCGGACAGTGACGAGGTCTTCCCCAAGGAGATGACCAAGTGGAACTCCAGTGACTTCATTGATGCCTTTGCCTCCCCCGTGGAGGCTGAGGGGCCCCCAG ACCCTGGAACCGAGGCCACCAAAGACATCGGGGATGGGGCCCGAGCGCCCAGGGACTCAGAG GGCCCAGACGGAGCCGGGGAGCTGGGCGCCGAGGCGTGCGCCGTGCACGCCCTCTTCCTCATCCTGCACAGCGGCAACATCCTGGACTCAGGCCCTGGAGACGCCAACTCCAAGCAGGCGGACGTGCAGACCCTGAGCCTGGCCTTTGAGGCCGTCACCCGAGTCCATTTCCCCGAGGCCCTGGGCCACGTGGCGCTGCGTCTGGTGCCCTGCCCGCCCATCTGCGCGGCCGCCTATGCCCTTGTCTCCAA cctgaGCCCCTACAGCCACGACGGTGACAGCCTGTCCCGCTCCCAGGACCACATTCCACTGGCTGCCCTGCCACTGCTGGCCACCTCATCCTCCCGATACCAGGGCGCTGTGGCCACCGTCATCGCCCGCACCAACCAGGCCTATGCTGCCTTCCTGCGCTCGTCGGAGGGTGCCGGCTTCTGCGGGCAG GTGGCGCTGATTGGAGACGGCGTGGGCGGAATCCTGGGCTTTGACGCACTTTGCCACAGTGCCAGCGCGGGCACCGGCAGCCGGGGCAGCAGCCGCCGAGGGAGCATG AACAATGAGCTGCTCTCCCCGGAGGTCGGCCCAGTGCGGGACCCCCTGGCAGATGGGGTGGACGGGCTGGGACGGGCCAGCCCAGAACCCTCAGCCCTGCCTGCCCAGCGTACCCCCAGCGACATGGCCAGTCCTGAGCCCGAGGGTGCTCAGAACAG cctgCAGGCGGCCCCCTCCGCCACCTCCTCCGGGGATCCCAGGCGGGCAAGCACAGCCTCCTGCCCCCCTGCTGCCACTTCTGAGGCTCCTGATGGCCCCACCAGCGCCGCCCGCCTTGACTTCAAGGTCTCCGGCTTCTTCCTCTTTGGCTCCCCGCTGGGCCTGGTGCTGGCTTTGCGCAAAACCGTGATGCCCGCCTTGGAGG TGGCCCAGATGCGGCCCGCCTGTGAGCAGATCTATAACCTCTTCCACGCGGCCGACCCCTGCGCCTCCCGCCTCGAGCCCTTGCTGGCCCCCAAGTTCCAAGCTATCGCCCCACTAGCCGTGCCCCGCTACCAGAAGTTCCCCCTGGGAGACGGCTCATCCCTGCTGCTGG CTGACACTCTGCAGACCCACTCAGGCCTCTTTCTGGAAGAGCTGGAGATGTTGGTGCCCTCCACACCCACCTCTGCCAGCGGTGCCTTCTGGAAGGGCAGTGAGTTAGGCACTGATCCACCGGCCCAGCCAGCTGCCCCCAGCACCACCAGTGAAGTGGTTAAGA TCCTGGAGCGCTGGTGGGGGACGAAGCGGATTGACTACTCGCTGTACTGCCCCGAGGCGCTCACCGCCTTCCCCACCGTCACGCTGCCCCACCTCTTCCACGCCAGCTACTGGGAGTCGGCTGATGTGGTGGCCTTCATCCTGCGCCAG GTGATCGAGAAGGAGCAGCCACAGCTGACGGAGTGCGAGGAGCCGTCCATCTACAGCCCGGCCTTCCCCAGAGAAAAGTGGCAGCGCAAACGCACGCAAGTCAAGATCCGG AATGTCACTTCCAACCACCGGGCAAGCGACACGGTGGTGTGCGAGGGCCGCCCCCAGGTGCTGAACGGGCGCTTCATGTACGGGCCCTTGGACGTAGTCACGCTCACCGGAGAGAAG GTGGACGTCTACATCATGACGCAGCCGCTGTCAGGCAAGTGGATCCACTTCGGCACTGAGGTCACCAACAGCTCCGGCCGCCTCACCTTCTCGGTGCCCCTGGAGCGCGCGCTGGGCATCGGCGTCTACCCGGTGCGCATGGTGGTCAG GGGCGACCACACGTACGCCGAGTGCTGCCTGACCGTGGTGGCCCGCGGCACGGAGGCCGTGGTCTTCAGCATCGACGGCTCCTTCACCGCCAGCGTCTCCATCATGGGCAGCGACCCCAAGGTGCGCGCCGGCGCAGTGGACGTGGTCAG GCACTGGCAGGACGCCGGCTACCTGATCGTGTACGTAACGGGCCGGCCCGATATGCAGAAGCACCGCGTGGTGGCCTGGCTGTCGCAGCACAACTTTCCTCACGGCGTCGTCTCCTTCTGCGATGGCCTCACCCACGACCCGCTGCGCCAGAAGGCGATGTTtctgcagagcctggtgcaggag GTAGAACTGAACATCGTGGCCGGCTATGGGTCCCCCAAAGACGTGGCCGTATACGCGGCCCTGGGCCTGCCCCCGAGCCAGACCTACATCGTGGGCCGTGCGGTGCGGAAGCTGCAGGCTCAGTGCCAG TTCCTGTCGGACGGCTACGTGGCCCACCTGGGCCAACTGGAGGCAGGCTCCCACCCTCACGCCCCCACGGGGCCCTCCAGAGCCGCCCTGGCCAAGAGCAGCTACGCCGGGGCCGCCCCCGTGGACTTCCTCCGCAAGCAGAGCCAGCTGCTTCGCTCCAGGGGGCCCAGCCAGGTGGAGCGGGAGAGCCCAGGGACACCGCCCACCACCCTGGCCCGAGGCAAGCCCCGAAGCATCAGCCTCAAGTTGGACAGCGAAGAGTGA
- the PITPNM1 gene encoding membrane-associated phosphatidylinositol transfer protein 1 isoform X2 → MLRAHRQAWCWQDEWTELSMADIRALEEETARMLAQRMAKCNTGGEGPEAQAPGKPSAEARAAASHAGTPDRPEAPSGPDASPDASFGKQWSSSSRSSYSSQHGGGVSPQSLSEWRMQNIARDSENSSEEEFFDAHEGFSDSDEVFPKEMTKWNSSDFIDAFASPVEAEGPPDPGTEATKDIGDGARAPRDSEGPDGAGELGAEACAVHALFLILHSGNILDSGPGDANSKQADVQTLSLAFEAVTRVHFPEALGHVALRLVPCPPICAAAYALVSNLSPYSHDGDSLSRSQDHIPLAALPLLATSSSRYQGAVATVIARTNQAYAAFLRSSEGAGFCGQVALIGDGVGGILGFDALCHSASAGTGSRGSSRRGSMNNELLSPEVGPVRDPLADGVDGLGRASPEPSALPAQRTPSDMASPEPEGAQNSLQAAPSATSSGDPRRASTASCPPAATSEAPDGPTSAARLDFKVSGFFLFGSPLGLVLALRKTVMPALEVAQMRPACEQIYNLFHAADPCASRLEPLLAPKFQAIAPLAVPRYQKFPLGDGSSLLLADTLQTHSGLFLEELEMLVPSTPTSASGAFWKGSELGTDPPAQPAAPSTTSEVVKILERWWGTKRIDYSLYCPEALTAFPTVTLPHLFHASYWESADVVAFILRQVIEKEQPQLTECEEPSIYSPAFPREKWQRKRTQVKIRNVTSNHRASDTVVCEGRPQVLNGRFMYGPLDVVTLTGEKVDVYIMTQPLSGKWIHFGTEVTNSSGRLTFSVPLERALGIGVYPVRMVVRGDHTYAECCLTVVARGTEAVVFSIDGSFTASVSIMGSDPKVRAGAVDVVRHWQDAGYLIVYVTGRPDMQKHRVVAWLSQHNFPHGVVSFCDGLTHDPLRQKAMFLQSLVQEVELNIVAGYGSPKDVAVYAALGLPPSQTYIVGRAVRKLQAQCQFLSDGYVAHLGQLEAGSHPHAPTGPSRAALAKSSYAGAAPVDFLRKQSQLLRSRGPSQVERESPGTPPTTLARGKPRSISLKLDSEE, encoded by the exons ATGCTACGGGCCCACCGCCAGGCCTGGTGCTGGCAGGATGAATGGACAGAGCTGAGCATGGCTGACATCCGGGCGTTGGAGGAAGAGACTGCCCGCATGTTGGCACAGCGCATGGCCAAGTGCAACACGGGCGGTGAGGGGCCCGAAGCCCAGGCCCCTGGGAAGCCTAGTGCTGAGGCCCGGGCTGCGGCCAGCCATGCTGGCACCCCCGACCGGCCCGAGGCACCCTCCGGCCCCGATGCCTCGCCCGATGCCAGTTTTGGCAAGCAGTGGTCCTCATCTTCCCGCTCGTCCTACTCATCCCAGCATGGAG GGGGCGTGTCTCCCCAGAGCCTGTCCGAATGGCGCATGCAGAACATCGCCCGAGACTCTGAGAACAGCTCCGAGGAGGAGTTCTTTGATGCCCACG AAGGCTTCTCGGACAGTGACGAGGTCTTCCCCAAGGAGATGACCAAGTGGAACTCCAGTGACTTCATTGATGCCTTTGCCTCCCCCGTGGAGGCTGAGGGGCCCCCAG ACCCTGGAACCGAGGCCACCAAAGACATCGGGGATGGGGCCCGAGCGCCCAGGGACTCAGAG GGCCCAGACGGAGCCGGGGAGCTGGGCGCCGAGGCGTGCGCCGTGCACGCCCTCTTCCTCATCCTGCACAGCGGCAACATCCTGGACTCAGGCCCTGGAGACGCCAACTCCAAGCAGGCGGACGTGCAGACCCTGAGCCTGGCCTTTGAGGCCGTCACCCGAGTCCATTTCCCCGAGGCCCTGGGCCACGTGGCGCTGCGTCTGGTGCCCTGCCCGCCCATCTGCGCGGCCGCCTATGCCCTTGTCTCCAA cctgaGCCCCTACAGCCACGACGGTGACAGCCTGTCCCGCTCCCAGGACCACATTCCACTGGCTGCCCTGCCACTGCTGGCCACCTCATCCTCCCGATACCAGGGCGCTGTGGCCACCGTCATCGCCCGCACCAACCAGGCCTATGCTGCCTTCCTGCGCTCGTCGGAGGGTGCCGGCTTCTGCGGGCAG GTGGCGCTGATTGGAGACGGCGTGGGCGGAATCCTGGGCTTTGACGCACTTTGCCACAGTGCCAGCGCGGGCACCGGCAGCCGGGGCAGCAGCCGCCGAGGGAGCATG AACAATGAGCTGCTCTCCCCGGAGGTCGGCCCAGTGCGGGACCCCCTGGCAGATGGGGTGGACGGGCTGGGACGGGCCAGCCCAGAACCCTCAGCCCTGCCTGCCCAGCGTACCCCCAGCGACATGGCCAGTCCTGAGCCCGAGGGTGCTCAGAACAG cctgCAGGCGGCCCCCTCCGCCACCTCCTCCGGGGATCCCAGGCGGGCAAGCACAGCCTCCTGCCCCCCTGCTGCCACTTCTGAGGCTCCTGATGGCCCCACCAGCGCCGCCCGCCTTGACTTCAAGGTCTCCGGCTTCTTCCTCTTTGGCTCCCCGCTGGGCCTGGTGCTGGCTTTGCGCAAAACCGTGATGCCCGCCTTGGAGG TGGCCCAGATGCGGCCCGCCTGTGAGCAGATCTATAACCTCTTCCACGCGGCCGACCCCTGCGCCTCCCGCCTCGAGCCCTTGCTGGCCCCCAAGTTCCAAGCTATCGCCCCACTAGCCGTGCCCCGCTACCAGAAGTTCCCCCTGGGAGACGGCTCATCCCTGCTGCTGG CTGACACTCTGCAGACCCACTCAGGCCTCTTTCTGGAAGAGCTGGAGATGTTGGTGCCCTCCACACCCACCTCTGCCAGCGGTGCCTTCTGGAAGGGCAGTGAGTTAGGCACTGATCCACCGGCCCAGCCAGCTGCCCCCAGCACCACCAGTGAAGTGGTTAAGA TCCTGGAGCGCTGGTGGGGGACGAAGCGGATTGACTACTCGCTGTACTGCCCCGAGGCGCTCACCGCCTTCCCCACCGTCACGCTGCCCCACCTCTTCCACGCCAGCTACTGGGAGTCGGCTGATGTGGTGGCCTTCATCCTGCGCCAG GTGATCGAGAAGGAGCAGCCACAGCTGACGGAGTGCGAGGAGCCGTCCATCTACAGCCCGGCCTTCCCCAGAGAAAAGTGGCAGCGCAAACGCACGCAAGTCAAGATCCGG AATGTCACTTCCAACCACCGGGCAAGCGACACGGTGGTGTGCGAGGGCCGCCCCCAGGTGCTGAACGGGCGCTTCATGTACGGGCCCTTGGACGTAGTCACGCTCACCGGAGAGAAG GTGGACGTCTACATCATGACGCAGCCGCTGTCAGGCAAGTGGATCCACTTCGGCACTGAGGTCACCAACAGCTCCGGCCGCCTCACCTTCTCGGTGCCCCTGGAGCGCGCGCTGGGCATCGGCGTCTACCCGGTGCGCATGGTGGTCAG GGGCGACCACACGTACGCCGAGTGCTGCCTGACCGTGGTGGCCCGCGGCACGGAGGCCGTGGTCTTCAGCATCGACGGCTCCTTCACCGCCAGCGTCTCCATCATGGGCAGCGACCCCAAGGTGCGCGCCGGCGCAGTGGACGTGGTCAG GCACTGGCAGGACGCCGGCTACCTGATCGTGTACGTAACGGGCCGGCCCGATATGCAGAAGCACCGCGTGGTGGCCTGGCTGTCGCAGCACAACTTTCCTCACGGCGTCGTCTCCTTCTGCGATGGCCTCACCCACGACCCGCTGCGCCAGAAGGCGATGTTtctgcagagcctggtgcaggag GTAGAACTGAACATCGTGGCCGGCTATGGGTCCCCCAAAGACGTGGCCGTATACGCGGCCCTGGGCCTGCCCCCGAGCCAGACCTACATCGTGGGCCGTGCGGTGCGGAAGCTGCAGGCTCAGTGCCAG TTCCTGTCGGACGGCTACGTGGCCCACCTGGGCCAACTGGAGGCAGGCTCCCACCCTCACGCCCCCACGGGGCCCTCCAGAGCCGCCCTGGCCAAGAGCAGCTACGCCGGGGCCGCCCCCGTGGACTTCCTCCGCAAGCAGAGCCAGCTGCTTCGCTCCAGGGGGCCCAGCCAGGTGGAGCGGGAGAGCCCAGGGACACCGCCCACCACCCTGGCCCGAGGCAAGCCCCGAAGCATCAGCCTCAAGTTGGACAGCGAAGAGTGA
- the AIP gene encoding AH receptor-interacting protein isoform X2: MELIIGKKFKLPVWETIVCTMREGEIAQFCCDVKHVVLYPLVAKSLRNIAAGKDPLEGQRHCCGIAQMHEHSSLGHADLDALQQNPQPLIFDIEMLKVESPGTYQQDPWAMTDEEKAKAVPVIHQEGNRLYREGHVREAAAKYYDAIACLKNLQMKEQPGSPDWIQLDQQITPLLLNYCQCKLVAQEYYEVLDHCSSILNKYDDNVKAYFKRGKAHAAVWNAQEAQADFAKVLELDPALAPIVSRELRALEARIRQKDEEDKARFRGIFSH, from the exons ATGGAGCTCATCATTGGCAAGAAGTTCAAGCTGCCTGTGTGGGAGACCATCGTGTGCACCATGCGTGAAGGGGAGATCGCCCAGTTCTGCTGCGATGTCAAG CACGTGGTCCTGTATCCGCTGGTGGCCAAGAGTTTACGCAACATCGCGGCTGGCAAGGACCCCCTGGAGGGCCAGAGGCACTGCTGCGGGATCGCCCAGATGCACGAACACAGCTCCCTGGGCCATGCCGATCTGGACGCCCTGCAGCAGAACCCCCAGCCTCTCATCTTCGACATTGAGATGCTTAAG GTGGAGAGCCCTGGCACGTACCAGCAGGACCCCTGGGCGATGACGGATGAGGAGAAGGCGAAGGCGGTGCCGGTCATCCACCAGGAGGGCAACCGGCTGTACCGTGAGGGCCACGTGAGGGAGGCCGCCGCCAAGTACTACGACGCCATCGCCTGCCTCAAGAACCTGCAGATGAAG gagcaGCCTGGGTCCCCTGACTGGATCCAGCTGGATCAGCAGATCACCCCGCTGTTGCTCAACTACTGTCAGTGCAAGCTGGTGGCCCAGGAGTACTACGAGGTGCTGGACCACTGCTCCTCCATCCTCAACAAGTATGACG ACAACGTCAAGGCCTACTTCAAGCGGGGCAAGGCGCACGCGGCCGTGTGGAATGCCCAGGAGGCCCAGGCTGACTTTGCCAAGGTGCTGGAGCTGGACCCCGCCCTGGCGCCCATCGTGAGCCGTGAGCTTCGGGCCCTGGAGGCACGCATCCGGCAGAAGGACGAAGAGGACAAGGCTCGCTTCCGGGGCATCTTCTCCCACTGA
- the AIP gene encoding AH receptor-interacting protein isoform X1: MADLIARLREDGIQKRVIQEGRGELPDFQDGTKATFHYRTLHSDKEGTVLDDSRVRGKPMELIIGKKFKLPVWETIVCTMREGEIAQFCCDVKHVVLYPLVAKSLRNIAAGKDPLEGQRHCCGIAQMHEHSSLGHADLDALQQNPQPLIFDIEMLKVESPGTYQQDPWAMTDEEKAKAVPVIHQEGNRLYREGHVREAAAKYYDAIACLKNLQMKEQPGSPDWIQLDQQITPLLLNYCQCKLVAQEYYEVLDHCSSILNKYDDNVKAYFKRGKAHAAVWNAQEAQADFAKVLELDPALAPIVSRELRALEARIRQKDEEDKARFRGIFSH, from the exons ATGGCGGATCTCATCGCAAGACTCCGGGAGGACGGGATCCAGAAGCGTGTGATACAGGAAGGCCGAGGAGAACTCCCTGACTTTCAGGATGGAACCAAG GCCACATTCCACTACCGGACTCTGCACAGCGACAAGGAGGGCACTGTGCTGGATGACAGCCGGGTGCGTGGCAAGCCCATGGAGCTCATCATTGGCAAGAAGTTCAAGCTGCCTGTGTGGGAGACCATCGTGTGCACCATGCGTGAAGGGGAGATCGCCCAGTTCTGCTGCGATGTCAAG CACGTGGTCCTGTATCCGCTGGTGGCCAAGAGTTTACGCAACATCGCGGCTGGCAAGGACCCCCTGGAGGGCCAGAGGCACTGCTGCGGGATCGCCCAGATGCACGAACACAGCTCCCTGGGCCATGCCGATCTGGACGCCCTGCAGCAGAACCCCCAGCCTCTCATCTTCGACATTGAGATGCTTAAG GTGGAGAGCCCTGGCACGTACCAGCAGGACCCCTGGGCGATGACGGATGAGGAGAAGGCGAAGGCGGTGCCGGTCATCCACCAGGAGGGCAACCGGCTGTACCGTGAGGGCCACGTGAGGGAGGCCGCCGCCAAGTACTACGACGCCATCGCCTGCCTCAAGAACCTGCAGATGAAG gagcaGCCTGGGTCCCCTGACTGGATCCAGCTGGATCAGCAGATCACCCCGCTGTTGCTCAACTACTGTCAGTGCAAGCTGGTGGCCCAGGAGTACTACGAGGTGCTGGACCACTGCTCCTCCATCCTCAACAAGTATGACG ACAACGTCAAGGCCTACTTCAAGCGGGGCAAGGCGCACGCGGCCGTGTGGAATGCCCAGGAGGCCCAGGCTGACTTTGCCAAGGTGCTGGAGCTGGACCCCGCCCTGGCGCCCATCGTGAGCCGTGAGCTTCGGGCCCTGGAGGCACGCATCCGGCAGAAGGACGAAGAGGACAAGGCTCGCTTCCGGGGCATCTTCTCCCACTGA
- the AIP gene encoding AH receptor-interacting protein isoform X3 has translation MADLIARLREDGIQKRVIQEGRGELPDFQDGTKATFHYRTLHSDKEGTVLDDSRVRGKPMELIIGKKFKLPVWETIVCTMREGEIAQFCCDVKHVVLYPLVAKSLRNIAAGKDPLEGQRHCCGIAQMHEHSSLGHADLDALQQNPQPLIFDIEMLKVESPGTYQQDPWAMTDEEKAKAVPVIHQEGNRLYREGHVREAAAKYYDAIACLKNLQMKEQPGSPDWIQLDQQITPLLLNYCQCKLVAQEYYEVLDHCSSILNKQRQGLLQAGQGARGRVECPGGPG, from the exons ATGGCGGATCTCATCGCAAGACTCCGGGAGGACGGGATCCAGAAGCGTGTGATACAGGAAGGCCGAGGAGAACTCCCTGACTTTCAGGATGGAACCAAG GCCACATTCCACTACCGGACTCTGCACAGCGACAAGGAGGGCACTGTGCTGGATGACAGCCGGGTGCGTGGCAAGCCCATGGAGCTCATCATTGGCAAGAAGTTCAAGCTGCCTGTGTGGGAGACCATCGTGTGCACCATGCGTGAAGGGGAGATCGCCCAGTTCTGCTGCGATGTCAAG CACGTGGTCCTGTATCCGCTGGTGGCCAAGAGTTTACGCAACATCGCGGCTGGCAAGGACCCCCTGGAGGGCCAGAGGCACTGCTGCGGGATCGCCCAGATGCACGAACACAGCTCCCTGGGCCATGCCGATCTGGACGCCCTGCAGCAGAACCCCCAGCCTCTCATCTTCGACATTGAGATGCTTAAG GTGGAGAGCCCTGGCACGTACCAGCAGGACCCCTGGGCGATGACGGATGAGGAGAAGGCGAAGGCGGTGCCGGTCATCCACCAGGAGGGCAACCGGCTGTACCGTGAGGGCCACGTGAGGGAGGCCGCCGCCAAGTACTACGACGCCATCGCCTGCCTCAAGAACCTGCAGATGAAG gagcaGCCTGGGTCCCCTGACTGGATCCAGCTGGATCAGCAGATCACCCCGCTGTTGCTCAACTACTGTCAGTGCAAGCTGGTGGCCCAGGAGTACTACGAGGTGCTGGACCACTGCTCCTCCATCCTCAACAA ACAACGTCAAGGCCTACTTCAAGCGGGGCAAGGCGCACGCGGCCGTGTGGAATGCCCAGGAGGCCCAGGCTGA